Proteins encoded within one genomic window of Callithrix jacchus isolate 240 chromosome 11, calJac240_pri, whole genome shotgun sequence:
- the FGL2 gene encoding fibroleukin, translating into MKLANWYWLSSAVLATYGFLVVANNETEEIKDERAKDLCPVRLEGRGKCDEAGECPYQVSLPRLTIQLPKQFSRIEEVFKEVQNLKDIVNSLKKSCQDCKLQADDNGDPSRNGLLLPSTGDQGEVGDNRVRELESEVNKLSSELKNAKEEINVLHDRLEKLNLVNMNNIENYVDSKVANLTFVVNSLDGKCSKCPSQEQIQSRPVQHLIYKDCSDYYAIGKRSSETYRVTPDPKNRSFEVYCDMETMGGGWTVLQARLDGSTNFTRTWDDYKVGFGNLRREFWLGNDKIHLLTKSKEMILRIDLEDFNGVKLYALYDQFYVANEFLKYRLHVGNYNGTAGDALRFNKHYNHDLKFFTTPDKDNDRYPSGNCGLYYSSGWWFDACLSANLNGKYYHQKYRGVRNGIFWGTWPGLSEAQPGGYKSSFKEAKMMIRPKHFKP; encoded by the exons ATGAAGCTGGCTAACTGGTACTGGCTGAGCTCAGCTGTCCTTGCCACTTACGGTTTTTTGGTTGTGGCAAACAATGAAACGGAGGAAATTAAGGATGAAAGAGCAAAGGACCTTTGCCCAGTGAGACTAGAAGGCAGAGGGAAATGCGATGAGGCAGGGGAATGCCCCTACCAGGTAAGCCTGCCCCGCTTGACGATTCAGCTCCCGAAGCAATTCAGCAGGATCGAGGAGGTGTTCAAAGAAGTCCAGAACCTCAAGGATATCGTAAATAGTCTAAAGAAATCTTGCCAAGACTGCAAGCTGCAAGCTGACGACAACGGAGACCCGAGCAGAAATGGACTGCTGTTACCCAGTACAGGAGACCAGGGAGAGGTTGGTGATAACAGAGTTAGAGAATTAGAGAGTGAGGTTAACAAGCTGTCCTCTGAGCTAAAGAATGCCAAAGAGGAGATCAATGTACTTCATGATCGCCTGGAGAAGCTGAATCTCGTAAATATGAACAACATAGAAAATTATGTTGACAGCAAAGTGGCAAATCTAACATTTGTCGTCAATAGTTTGGATGGCAAATGTTCAAAGTGTCCCAGCCAAGAACAAATACAGTCACGTCCAG tTCAGCATCTAATATATAAAGATTGCTCTGACTACTATGCAATAGGCAAAAGAAGCAGTGAGACTTACAGAGTTACGCCTGATCCCAAAAATCGTAGCTTTGAAGTTTACTGTGACATGGAGACCATGGGGGGAGGCTGGACAGTGCTGCAGGCACGTCTTGATGGAAGCACCAACTTCACCAGAACGTGGGACGACTACAAAGTAGGCTTTGGAAACCTCAGAAGGGAATTTTGGCTGGGGAACGATAAAATTCACCTTCTGACCAAGAGTAAGGAAATGATTCTGAGAATAGATCTTGAAGACTTTAACGGTGTCAAACTATATGCCTTGTATGATCAGTTTTACGTGGCTAATGAGTTTCTCAAATACCGTTTACATGTTGGTAACTATAATGGCACAGCTGGAGACGCTTTACGTTTCAACAAACATTACAACCATGATCTGAAGTTTTTCACCACCCCAGACAAAGACAATGATCGATACCCTTCTGGGAACTGTGGGCTGTATTACAGCTCAGGCTGGTGGTTTGATGCATGTCTTTCTGCAAACTTAAATGGCAAGTATTATCACCAAAAATACAGAGGTGTCCGTAACGGGATTTTCTGGGGCACCTGGCCTGGTTTAAGTGAGGCACAACCTGGTGGCTACAAGTCCTCCTTCAAAGAGGCTAAAATGATGATCAGACCCAAGCACTTTAAACCATAA